Proteins encoded within one genomic window of Deinococcus sp. YIM 134068:
- a CDS encoding DUF5639 domain-containing protein, protein MPILDLSPGDQTVTVSGDVGLVEVYAALPPGLFPPFPRVELPGGVGGLVSRGGFGQTFFFGAEVLGVTFRSPSGRVVRAGGRTVKNVQGYDLTRPFVGSFGALGEALEVTLRLRPGLNVRHVAAPGSLATLGDVSARFAWQDGGEVHLMHFGHAREVDCALSVLPAAREVTEALDLRPRFPDGLGVGEGADLRDRRFGWVNSGAAPPMPALFGKLATAL, encoded by the coding sequence ATGCCCATCCTTGACCTTTCCCCCGGCGACCAGACGGTGACGGTGAGCGGAGACGTCGGACTAGTGGAAGTCTACGCAGCGTTGCCACCCGGCCTCTTCCCGCCCTTCCCGCGCGTGGAGTTGCCCGGCGGCGTGGGCGGACTCGTCTCGCGCGGGGGCTTCGGGCAAACTTTCTTCTTCGGGGCGGAGGTGCTGGGCGTGACCTTCCGCTCCCCCTCGGGCCGCGTGGTGCGGGCGGGTGGGCGCACCGTGAAGAACGTGCAGGGCTACGACCTGACCCGCCCCTTCGTCGGCTCCTTCGGCGCGCTGGGCGAGGCGTTGGAGGTCACGCTGCGGCTGAGACCCGGCCTGAATGTGCGACACGTCGCGGCTCCCGGCAGTCTCGCCACACTTGGGGACGTGAGCGCCCGCTTCGCCTGGCAGGACGGTGGGGAGGTCCACCTGATGCACTTCGGCCACGCCCGCGAGGTGGACTGTGCCCTGAGCGTCCTGCCCGCCGCCCGCGAGGTGACGGAGGCGCTGGATCTCCGCCCCCGCTTTCCCGACGGGCTAGGGGTGGGTGAGGGTGCCGACCTGCGCGACCGCCGCTTCGGCTGGGTGAATAGCGGGGCCGCTCCACCCATGCCCGCCCTGTTCGGGAAATTGGCGACGGCGCTGTAA
- a CDS encoding SPOR domain-containing protein: MTRPGKARRWPDLLIGLLVLLLLGGFAALLIGQRAQPVAQTPPVTPTADTPTTGATDTDSVAEPPTETITIPSAPGTDDPPDETSAGTTTPPLASGEEGETSSETADTASSETDETATGTSESPTADASDAPATEEPTTEPSTDIPPSTPQDTPTAEIPVVPADPVASTPTTPSEAGETTITVPPTAEEPTPAQPSTAATAAPPRAGGAVATSERRTPLRSDYRVSLGSFATTRTAERLTEGVRELGYTVYPIDLGSQVVAQVGPFADEASARRALADIQRAYPGAVIYPPRGRNLRGGTVTENAPTPAPEPAPTPVPDSNRVTPSAPAPSTPAAVTPEPPEPVPAPATGPATTPPAATPSAAPQPQPRPQAATPTPTPATTPAAPSSPVYLQVGAFDQAESAQTLVARLRGEGYAPTVSAPDGRKVTVLIGPFSGNALTRAETDLAAGGLEFFRVR; the protein is encoded by the coding sequence ATGACCCGCCCCGGCAAGGCCCGCCGCTGGCCCGACCTGTTGATCGGCCTCCTTGTGCTGCTGCTGCTCGGGGGATTCGCCGCCCTCCTGATCGGCCAACGCGCCCAGCCCGTCGCGCAGACGCCGCCCGTCACCCCGACCGCCGACACTCCAACCACCGGGGCCACCGACACCGATTCCGTCGCCGAGCCACCGACAGAAACAATCACCATCCCCAGCGCCCCCGGCACGGACGACCCACCGGACGAAACCAGCGCCGGGACCACCACGCCCCCCCTCGCCTCCGGTGAGGAGGGGGAAACTTCGTCTGAGACGGCTGATACCGCCTCCTCGGAAACGGACGAGACCGCGACCGGAACGAGCGAGTCTCCCACGGCGGACGCTTCCGACGCCCCGGCAACCGAGGAACCGACCACCGAGCCGAGCACGGACATCCCTCCCAGCACCCCGCAGGACACGCCCACAGCCGAGATTCCCGTGGTGCCCGCCGATCCCGTCGCGTCCACGCCGACGACCCCCTCCGAGGCGGGCGAGACGACGATCACCGTACCGCCCACGGCGGAGGAACCTACCCCGGCCCAGCCCTCCACGGCGGCGACGGCTGCCCCGCCCCGCGCGGGGGGTGCGGTCGCCACGAGCGAGCGGCGCACGCCCCTGCGGAGCGACTACCGCGTGAGCCTGGGGTCCTTCGCCACGACGCGCACCGCCGAGCGCCTGACCGAGGGCGTGCGTGAGTTGGGCTACACCGTCTACCCCATCGACCTCGGGAGTCAGGTCGTGGCGCAGGTCGGCCCCTTCGCGGACGAGGCGAGCGCCCGGCGTGCTCTGGCCGACATCCAGCGGGCCTACCCCGGCGCGGTGATCTACCCGCCCCGTGGCCGCAACCTGAGAGGTGGGACCGTGACCGAGAACGCGCCCACCCCGGCACCGGAACCCGCGCCCACTCCCGTTCCCGACTCGAACCGGGTCACGCCCTCCGCACCTGCCCCCTCGACACCCGCCGCCGTGACGCCCGAACCCCCTGAACCTGTTCCTGCCCCGGCCACTGGACCCGCCACCACTCCCCCCGCTGCCACTCCCAGCGCCGCGCCGCAGCCGCAGCCACGTCCCCAGGCCGCCACCCCCACTCCCACGCCCGCAACGACTCCCGCCGCACCGAGCAGCCCGGTCTACCTTCAGGTGGGGGCCTTCGATCAGGCGGAGAGCGCGCAGACCCTCGTCGCGCGGCTGAGGGGAGAGGGCTACGCCCCGACGGTGAGCGCCCCCGATGGCCGCAAAGTGACCGTCCTGATCGGCCCCTTCAGCGGCAACGCCCTCACGCGGGCCGAGACGGACCTCGCGGCGGGCGGTCTCGAGTTCTTCCGGGTGCGGTGA
- the glcF gene encoding glycolate oxidase subunit GlcF: protein MNNEIPVSALGPQGEVMAHAVDACVHCGFCLPACPTYTILGDEMDSPRGRIVLMKEVLEGELPLADAAPHLDRCLGCQACVTACPSGVPYGELITSFRGWSEPQRERSAFDRAKRAAILKILPAPKVFSVAARVGQYAKPLAPLLPAALRAPMDLLPERVPAMQPSARVTPAKGKKRGRVAFLVGCAQQALTPNFNAATLRVLARNGIEVVIPEGQGCCGAAALHTGARDEALRLVRRNLDAFDPDEYDAILSNAAGCGAGLKEYPVVLHGLPDEERARAFSAKVQDISEYLNGLLQSGDLERPMPTSRHLTVAYHDACHLAHAQGVRAAPRQLLKAIPGVTVAEIPEGDLCCGSAGTYNLEQPELANQLGIRKAGHILSTTPDLIASGNIGCHTQIQSHVRRQGSRVPVMHTVEVLDLAYRGEL, encoded by the coding sequence GTGAACAACGAGATTCCCGTGTCCGCGCTCGGACCACAGGGCGAGGTGATGGCGCACGCGGTCGATGCCTGCGTCCACTGCGGCTTCTGCCTGCCCGCCTGCCCGACCTACACGATCCTTGGCGACGAGATGGACAGCCCGCGCGGGCGCATCGTCCTGATGAAGGAGGTGTTGGAGGGCGAATTGCCGCTGGCCGACGCCGCCCCTCACCTCGACCGCTGCCTCGGCTGTCAGGCGTGCGTCACCGCCTGCCCCAGCGGTGTGCCCTACGGCGAACTCATCACGAGCTTTCGCGGTTGGAGCGAGCCACAGCGGGAGCGGTCTGCGTTCGACCGTGCCAAGCGGGCCGCCATCCTCAAAATCCTCCCCGCCCCGAAGGTCTTCAGCGTCGCCGCGAGGGTCGGCCAGTACGCCAAGCCGCTCGCCCCCCTCCTGCCCGCCGCCCTCCGCGCCCCGATGGACCTGCTGCCGGAAAGGGTTCCAGCCATGCAGCCCAGCGCGAGGGTGACGCCCGCGAAGGGCAAGAAACGGGGCCGCGTCGCCTTCCTCGTCGGCTGCGCGCAACAGGCCCTCACGCCGAACTTCAACGCTGCGACCCTGCGCGTCCTCGCTCGCAACGGCATCGAGGTCGTCATCCCGGAGGGGCAGGGCTGCTGTGGGGCCGCCGCCCTCCACACGGGCGCACGGGACGAGGCGCTGCGGCTGGTGCGCCGGAACCTAGACGCCTTCGATCCTGACGAGTACGACGCCATCCTCTCCAATGCGGCGGGCTGCGGGGCGGGTCTCAAGGAGTACCCGGTCGTGTTGCACGGCCTGCCGGACGAGGAGCGGGCGCGGGCCTTTTCCGCGAAGGTGCAGGACATCTCCGAGTACCTGAACGGGCTGCTCCAGAGTGGGGACCTCGAACGGCCCATGCCCACCTCCCGCCACCTCACCGTCGCCTACCACGACGCCTGCCACCTCGCCCACGCGCAGGGCGTCCGCGCCGCGCCCCGCCAGTTGTTGAAGGCCATCCCCGGCGTCACGGTCGCTGAAATCCCGGAGGGCGACCTGTGCTGCGGCTCGGCAGGCACCTACAACCTCGAACAGCCCGAACTGGCGAACCAGCTTGGAATCCGCAAGGCAGGGCACATCCTCTCCACCACGCCCGACCTCATCGCTAGCGGAAATATCGGCTGCCACACCCAGATTCAGAGCCACGTGCGGCGGCAGGGAAGCCGGGTGCCGGTGATGCACACCGTCGAGGTACTGGATTTGGCGTACCGGGGGGAGCTGTGA
- a CDS encoding FAD-binding oxidoreductase: protein MTPEKVALSPGSPAPKPRSNGTPDNRLAAELTRALGPKKVLSARSERLNYRYDAIQFGETPLAVVLPETTADVVTAVRAARAAGVPIVGRGAASGLSGGAAPLRESLVISFTRMTRLEVFPERREARAQAGVVTLAVTEKARPHGLIYPPDPASFRTSTIGGNLGENAGGPMCFKYGVTGDYVKGLEFVDAEGEVHRLTRDAYDLAGLLIGSEGTLGLITEATLRLTLPPKHTRTLMASFPEVGEAAEAVSAAIAAGAVPSKLEFMDTACTNAVEDYLAVGLPREAGAVLLVDTDGDDLETVEEERALVEAACLNAGGTVRRAGSDAESAALWQARRSVSPALGRIRPQRMNEDIVVPRSVLPDVVREIRALGDASGLPLVQFGHIGDGNLHPNILFDPRREDVHAVHDLAHQIALVAIRHGGVLSGEHGIGTMKRPFMREAVDPVTLGALWSVKRALDPSEALNPGKILPDEDEAHAHP, encoded by the coding sequence ATGACCCCCGAAAAAGTTGCCCTCAGCCCCGGTTCCCCTGCCCCTAAGCCCCGCTCGAACGGGACGCCGGACAATAGGCTGGCCGCCGAGCTGACTCGCGCGCTCGGCCCGAAGAAGGTGCTGTCTGCTCGCTCTGAGCGGTTGAACTACCGTTACGACGCCATCCAGTTCGGGGAGACGCCGCTGGCCGTCGTGCTGCCGGAGACGACGGCGGACGTGGTGACGGCGGTGCGGGCGGCGCGGGCGGCAGGCGTACCTATCGTGGGGCGTGGCGCGGCGAGCGGGCTGAGCGGCGGGGCGGCCCCGTTGCGCGAGTCGCTGGTCATCTCCTTTACCCGCATGACCCGGCTGGAGGTCTTCCCCGAGCGGCGCGAGGCGCGGGCGCAGGCGGGCGTGGTCACGCTGGCGGTGACGGAAAAGGCGAGGCCCCACGGCCTGATCTACCCCCCCGACCCGGCGAGCTTCCGCACGAGCACCATCGGCGGCAACCTCGGCGAGAATGCGGGCGGGCCGATGTGCTTCAAGTACGGCGTGACGGGCGACTACGTGAAGGGGTTGGAGTTCGTGGACGCGGAGGGCGAGGTCCATCGGCTGACCCGCGATGCCTACGACCTCGCCGGGCTGCTCATTGGCTCGGAGGGAACGCTGGGCCTGATTACCGAGGCGACCCTGCGCCTCACCCTGCCGCCGAAGCACACTCGCACCCTGATGGCGAGCTTCCCGGAGGTGGGCGAGGCCGCCGAGGCCGTCAGCGCCGCCATCGCCGCCGGGGCCGTGCCGAGCAAGCTGGAGTTCATGGACACCGCCTGCACGAACGCGGTGGAGGATTACCTCGCCGTCGGTCTGCCGCGTGAGGCGGGCGCGGTCCTGCTCGTGGACACCGACGGCGACGATCTGGAGACGGTAGAGGAGGAGCGCGCGCTCGTGGAGGCCGCCTGCCTGAACGCCGGGGGAACGGTGCGCCGCGCGGGAAGCGACGCCGAGAGCGCCGCGCTCTGGCAGGCCCGCCGCAGCGTGTCACCCGCTCTGGGCCGCATTCGCCCCCAGCGCATGAACGAGGACATCGTGGTGCCGCGTTCCGTCCTCCCCGACGTGGTGCGCGAGATTCGCGCGCTCGGGGATGCCTCGGGGCTGCCCCTCGTCCAGTTCGGCCACATCGGGGACGGCAACCTCCACCCCAACATCCTCTTCGACCCACGCCGCGAGGATGTCCACGCCGTTCACGACCTCGCCCACCAGATCGCCCTCGTCGCCATCCGTCACGGTGGCGTCCTCAGCGGCGAACACGGCATCGGTACCATGAAGCGTCCCTTCATGCGCGAGGCGGTGGACCCGGTGACGCTCGGTGCCCTGTGGAGCGTCAAACGCGCCCTCGACCCGTCCGAAGCTCTCAACCCCGGCAAGATTCTGCCCGACGAGGACGAGGCCCATGCCCATCCTTGA
- a CDS encoding alpha-hydroxy-acid oxidizing protein, which produces MTNIGPGPGRARQTRVYVRGLGGERPRVPVAPQALERGARTKLSAPDFAYLAGGAGSERTMGANLAAFERVRLVPRVLSGTRERDLSVDLLGLRLPTPLLLAPIGVLECAHPQADLAVARAAAAQGVPFVFSSQASVPMEACVRAMGDSPRLFQLYWGTDDEVTRSFVRRAEACGARAIVLTLDTTLLGWRPRDLDLGHLPFLHGRGLAQYLSDPVFRSRLSETLPTPAVQPPRTPALIRAGVELAAKGRAFGLSVGQMRAAAARFTATYTRPDLGWDDVSRLREWTGLPILLKGILHPDDAREAVRRGVDGLIVSNHGGRQIDGEVAALDALPGVVAAAGDLPVLFDSGIRTGSDVAKALALGARAVLLGRPYAYGLALAGEAGVREVIQNVLAEFDLTLGLLGVRAARDLGPGHLVPH; this is translated from the coding sequence ATGACCAACATCGGACCGGGGCCGGGCCGGGCGAGGCAGACGCGGGTGTACGTGCGAGGTCTAGGCGGTGAGCGCCCACGTGTGCCTGTCGCGCCGCAAGCGTTGGAGCGGGGAGCTCGTACCAAGCTCAGTGCTCCCGACTTCGCCTATCTCGCAGGCGGGGCGGGCAGCGAGCGGACGATGGGCGCGAACCTCGCCGCCTTCGAGCGGGTGCGACTCGTGCCCCGTGTGCTGAGCGGCACCCGCGAACGTGATCTGAGCGTGGACCTGCTCGGCCTGCGCCTGCCCACGCCTCTCCTCCTCGCGCCCATCGGGGTGCTGGAGTGCGCCCACCCGCAGGCAGACCTCGCCGTGGCCCGCGCTGCCGCTGCCCAGGGGGTGCCCTTCGTCTTCTCCTCGCAGGCGTCCGTGCCGATGGAAGCTTGCGTGCGGGCGATGGGCGACTCCCCCCGCCTCTTCCAGCTCTACTGGGGCACCGACGACGAGGTGACGCGCTCCTTCGTGCGCCGGGCGGAGGCGTGTGGGGCGCGGGCCATCGTCCTCACGCTGGACACGACGCTGCTGGGATGGCGACCGCGTGACCTCGACCTCGGCCACCTGCCCTTCCTGCATGGGCGCGGCCTCGCCCAGTACCTCAGCGATCCGGTGTTCCGCTCGCGCTTATCGGAGACGCTTCCCACGCCCGCCGTCCAGCCGCCGCGCACGCCCGCCCTCATTCGCGCCGGAGTTGAACTGGCCGCGAAGGGCCGCGCGTTCGGCCTGAGCGTGGGGCAGATGCGCGCCGCCGCCGCCCGCTTCACCGCCACCTACACCCGCCCCGACCTCGGCTGGGACGACGTGAGCCGCCTGCGCGAGTGGACGGGCCTGCCCATTCTCCTCAAGGGCATCCTCCACCCCGACGACGCACGGGAGGCCGTTCGGCGCGGCGTGGACGGCCTGATTGTGAGCAACCACGGTGGACGACAGATCGACGGGGAGGTGGCGGCCCTCGACGCCCTGCCCGGCGTGGTCGCGGCGGCGGGGGACCTCCCGGTTCTCTTCGACAGCGGCATCCGCACCGGCTCGGACGTGGCGAAGGCGCTCGCGCTGGGGGCGCGGGCCGTGCTGCTGGGGCGGCCCTACGCCTACGGTCTCGCGCTGGCGGGGGAGGCAGGTGTCCGCGAGGTCATTCAAAACGTGCTGGCCGAGTTCGACCTCACCCTCGGTTTGCTCGGCGTGCGGGCGGCCCGCGATCTTGGACCGGGGCACCTCGTCCCGCACTGA
- the cpdB gene encoding 2',3'-cyclic-nucleotide 2'-phosphodiesterase, whose translation MAALLLGSTLSGWAGAQTVELRILETTDLHTNALGYDYYQDKPTGEAGLEYTASLIKAARDEKRNTLLYDNGDLIQGNPLGDFVARVQPLKAGQLHPMHAAMRVLRYDAGNLGNHEFNYGLPFIQQVVAAAPMPYVSANAYKDDGTGKPGENAFTPYLIQRKVVYDAEGRPYVLNVGVIGFLPPQIVNWDKSHLEGKIVTTDIVEAARKFVPQMKAQGADIVVAIAHSGITADYQPGQENVAAELTKVEGLDVVLSGHSHQAFPGPVYQSIPGADLTKGTINGKPVVMAGFWGSDLGIVDLKLNYDRAAQKWAIADSQASLRPIWDKTAKKSLVTPEPRIAAAVRQAHEGTLAYVRGKVADLTAPITSYWALVQDDPSVQLVSNAQTAYVKAALASTQYKDLPILSAAAPFKAGGRGGVSYYTDIPAGTLAIKNVADLYVYPNTVQAVLVNGAGVQEWLERSAGQFKQIDPSKTEAQALVDDSFPTYNFDVLDGVTYEIDVTQPSRYNSQGEVVNEGARRIKNLQYGGKPIDPAQQFVIATNNYRASGGGSFPGLKGQNIVLQAPDETREALVRFFNEQKTVNPTADGNWKLTPIPGATLLYVSSPNAQKSLPAGATLLRTREDGFAEYTIKF comes from the coding sequence ATGGCCGCCCTGCTATTGGGCAGCACTCTTTCCGGTTGGGCGGGAGCGCAGACCGTCGAACTGCGAATCCTGGAGACCACCGACCTCCACACCAACGCGCTGGGCTACGACTACTACCAGGACAAACCCACCGGGGAGGCCGGGCTGGAGTACACCGCCTCGCTGATCAAGGCGGCCCGCGACGAGAAGCGCAACACGCTGCTCTACGACAACGGCGACCTGATCCAGGGCAACCCCCTCGGCGACTTCGTGGCGCGGGTGCAGCCCCTGAAGGCCGGTCAGCTCCACCCCATGCACGCGGCGATGCGCGTCCTGCGCTACGACGCGGGCAACCTCGGCAACCACGAGTTCAACTACGGACTGCCCTTCATCCAGCAGGTCGTGGCCGCCGCGCCCATGCCCTACGTGAGCGCGAACGCCTACAAGGACGACGGCACGGGCAAGCCCGGCGAGAACGCCTTCACCCCCTACCTGATCCAGCGCAAGGTCGTGTACGACGCCGAGGGCCGCCCCTACGTCCTGAACGTCGGCGTGATCGGCTTCCTGCCGCCGCAGATCGTGAACTGGGACAAGTCGCACCTTGAGGGCAAGATCGTCACCACCGACATCGTGGAGGCCGCCCGCAAGTTCGTGCCGCAGATGAAGGCGCAGGGCGCGGATATCGTCGTCGCCATCGCCCACAGCGGCATCACCGCCGATTACCAGCCCGGCCAGGAGAACGTCGCCGCCGAGCTGACGAAGGTGGAGGGGCTGGACGTGGTGCTCAGCGGCCACAGCCACCAGGCGTTCCCCGGCCCAGTGTACCAGAGCATCCCCGGTGCCGATCTCACGAAGGGCACCATCAACGGCAAGCCGGTCGTGATGGCGGGCTTCTGGGGCAGCGACCTCGGCATCGTGGACCTGAAACTGAATTACGACCGCGCCGCCCAGAAGTGGGCCATCGCCGACAGCCAGGCGAGCCTGCGCCCCATCTGGGACAAGACGGCGAAGAAGAGCCTCGTCACGCCCGAGCCGCGCATCGCTGCCGCCGTTCGGCAGGCGCACGAGGGCACCCTCGCCTACGTGCGCGGCAAGGTGGCCGACCTCACGGCCCCCATCACCTCCTACTGGGCGCTCGTGCAGGACGACCCCAGCGTCCAGCTCGTGAGCAACGCCCAAACCGCTTACGTGAAGGCCGCGCTCGCCAGCACCCAGTACAAGGACCTGCCGATCCTCTCCGCCGCCGCGCCCTTCAAGGCCGGGGGCCGGGGCGGGGTGAGCTACTACACCGACATCCCCGCCGGAACGCTCGCCATCAAGAACGTCGCCGACCTGTACGTGTACCCCAACACGGTGCAGGCCGTCCTCGTGAACGGCGCGGGCGTGCAGGAGTGGCTGGAGCGCAGCGCCGGACAGTTCAAGCAGATCGACCCGAGCAAGACCGAAGCCCAGGCCCTCGTGGACGACAGCTTCCCCACCTACAACTTCGACGTGCTGGACGGCGTGACCTACGAGATCGACGTGACCCAGCCCTCGCGCTACAACAGCCAGGGCGAGGTCGTGAACGAGGGTGCCCGCCGCATCAAGAACCTCCAGTATGGGGGCAAGCCCATCGACCCGGCCCAGCAGTTCGTGATCGCCACCAACAACTACCGCGCCTCGGGCGGCGGCTCCTTCCCCGGCCTGAAGGGGCAGAACATCGTCCTCCAGGCTCCCGACGAGACCCGTGAGGCGCTGGTGCGCTTCTTCAACGAGCAGAAGACGGTGAACCCCACCGCCGACGGCAACTGGAAGCTCACGCCCATCCCCGGCGCGACCCTGCTTTACGTCAGCAGCCCCAACGCGCAGAAGTCGCTGCCCGCCGGGGCGACGCTCCTGCGGACGCGCGAGGACGGCTTCGCGGAGTACACGATCAAGTTCTGA
- a CDS encoding redox-sensing transcriptional repressor Rex: MTGIPTATISRLVTYLRILEGLEAQDVGRTSSSDLAERAGVTAFQVRKDLAYFGRFGTRGMGYTVPILRRELLRVLGLNQTWNVVIVGVGRLGQAIANYPGASDYQFQYVGLFDVNPALVGQSVRGLTVRHTDELPGFVRGTRVDMGFLAVPQGRAQDAAQSLAEAGVRGILNFAPVVLQPRTVERSGLQEISDEWRGVIVENVDFLAGMKRLAFYVLNPDLSRAEPEDPAE; this comes from the coding sequence GTGACGGGCATCCCCACGGCCACGATCAGCCGCCTCGTCACCTACCTCCGCATTCTGGAGGGGCTGGAGGCGCAGGACGTGGGCCGCACGAGCAGCTCCGACCTCGCGGAACGCGCCGGGGTGACGGCCTTTCAGGTCCGCAAGGACCTAGCGTACTTCGGACGCTTCGGCACGCGCGGCATGGGCTACACCGTGCCCATCCTGCGGCGGGAGCTGCTGCGCGTGCTGGGCCTGAACCAGACCTGGAACGTGGTGATCGTGGGGGTGGGCCGTCTCGGACAGGCCATCGCCAACTATCCCGGCGCGAGCGACTATCAGTTTCAGTACGTCGGTCTCTTCGACGTGAACCCGGCCCTCGTCGGCCAGAGCGTGCGCGGCCTGACGGTGCGGCACACCGACGAGTTGCCGGGCTTCGTGCGGGGCACGCGGGTGGACATGGGCTTCCTGGCCGTGCCGCAGGGGCGCGCGCAGGACGCCGCACAGAGTCTCGCGGAGGCGGGGGTGCGCGGCATTCTGAACTTCGCCCCGGTGGTCCTTCAGCCGCGCACGGTGGAACGCTCCGGTTTGCAAGAAATCAGTGATGAGTGGCGTGGTGTGATTGTGGAGAACGTGGACTTCCTGGCGGGCATGAAACGCCTCGCCTTTTACGTCCTCAACCCCGACCTCAGCCGCGCCGAACCGGAGGACCCCGCCGAATGA
- a CDS encoding 23S rRNA (cytosine(2499)-C(5))-methyltransferase, whose amino-acid sequence MPAAALPQRPRLRLRVTAAAESHLRAGHPWLYESSVREQNREGEAGELAVVYDRRDRFLAVGLYDPSSPLRLRVLHAGSPVTVDRAWWAARLDAALLRRAPLFGPDTDGYRVLNGESDGFPGAVVDRYAETLVLKLYTAAWFPHLPLLLELLGERFHGFRVVLRLSRNIQGAAEEVGLSDGLTLVGTQPDDPVIFHESGLRFEADVVRGQKTGFFLDQRENRRRVGEMSRGRRVLNAFSFSGGFSLYAARGGASEVVSLDISAHALRSAERNFALNPELTARHETVQADVFEWLSQTRRDFDLIVLDPPSLARRESERAGAIRAYGKLASDGLRRLAPGGILVNASCSAHVSADEFWDVVRGAADRSGRGWRELGTSRHAPDHRATFPEAEYLKAIFLQLDA is encoded by the coding sequence ATGCCTGCCGCCGCTCTCCCTCAACGCCCACGCCTGCGCCTGCGCGTGACGGCGGCGGCGGAGTCGCACCTGCGGGCCGGGCACCCGTGGCTCTACGAATCCAGCGTGCGCGAGCAGAACCGCGAGGGCGAGGCCGGGGAACTCGCCGTGGTGTACGACCGCCGCGACCGCTTCCTCGCCGTCGGCCTGTACGACCCGTCCTCGCCGTTGCGGCTGCGGGTGCTGCACGCGGGGTCGCCCGTCACCGTGGACCGGGCGTGGTGGGCGGCCCGGCTGGACGCGGCGTTGCTGAGGCGAGCGCCCCTCTTCGGCCCGGACACCGACGGCTACCGGGTGCTGAACGGCGAGTCGGACGGCTTTCCCGGCGCGGTGGTGGACCGTTACGCGGAGACGTTGGTGCTGAAACTGTATACGGCGGCGTGGTTCCCGCACCTGCCGCTCTTGCTGGAGTTGCTGGGGGAACGCTTTCACGGCTTCCGGGTGGTCCTGCGCCTCAGCCGCAACATTCAGGGGGCGGCGGAAGAAGTGGGCTTGTCCGACGGTCTGACGCTCGTAGGTACGCAGCCGGACGACCCGGTGATCTTCCACGAGTCCGGCCTGCGCTTCGAGGCGGACGTGGTGCGCGGGCAGAAGACGGGTTTCTTCCTCGATCAGCGCGAGAACCGCCGCCGGGTGGGGGAGATGAGCCGGGGGCGGCGGGTGCTGAACGCCTTCTCGTTTTCCGGGGGCTTCTCGCTGTACGCGGCGCGCGGTGGGGCGAGCGAGGTCGTGAGCCTCGACATCAGCGCCCACGCCCTGCGGAGTGCGGAGCGCAATTTTGCCCTCAATCCTGAGCTGACTGCCCGACACGAGACCGTCCAGGCCGACGTGTTCGAGTGGCTTTCTCAGACACGGCGCGACTTCGATCTCATCGTTCTCGATCCCCCGTCCCTGGCGCGGCGGGAGTCGGAGCGGGCGGGGGCCATCCGCGCCTACGGCAAGCTCGCGTCGGATGGTCTGCGCCGCCTCGCACCGGGGGGCATCCTCGTCAACGCGTCGTGTTCCGCCCACGTCAGCGCGGATGAGTTCTGGGACGTGGTGCGAGGGGCGGCGGACCGCTCGGGCCGGGGGTGGCGCGAACTGGGCACGAGCCGCCACGCGCCCGATCACCGGGCGACCTTCCCGGAGGCGGAGTACCTCAAGGCGATTTTCCTGCAATTGGACGCTTGA